The following DNA comes from Erigeron canadensis isolate Cc75 chromosome 3, C_canadensis_v1, whole genome shotgun sequence.
AGATCGTACATAAGACCAAAGGATCCCACCCATTTACCCCACTTGTATTAACTATTAACTATCGAGTTTGTTACCGTTTGTATTTAGTTatgtctttcttttttttttttggcatgtaGCACCAATTTATCAAATGTTTGTATGTCTGGATTTGCGATTTGAAAAGTGTAGTCGTTTTGGAAGTCTCATGATTCATGACTGTCTAGTCCATTTCAAGTAACTTTGGTGTTGTCTTGTAATGTTGGGGGTAGGAGGACAGGGCCaataattatttgttttgaaaattggaACCATGTATATATGATGACAAAATCAATAcagtatgtgtgtatgtatatgacCTTCAGTCTGTCACAAACTGTTTTTTGTGAAAATCAAATTGAGTTGGATACTTGGATGGCATCCTCCTCAAGTTGTAAATTTCAAAATGTTGCCCGTATACTAAATGGTCATGGACCATTATTGTTCGTGAAGGACAATACGATACAATACAAATTAGGATCAGGAATCAGGAGATTATTGGCCCATTCATATTAAGCAGGCAGGCTGGAATACAAAAATGAAATGATGTTCGACAGATGCTTGTTTTCATTGTAAGTGTACATGCAAAAGGCAAAATTATCATTCAAAAGATTAGTCTCAACTACAGAGCATATCCTAATCTTTTATGATGATGCTGCCGCTTCACACTTGATAACTTATTGACCAAATTAGATAACTGGGAATTTTGATGTTCATTTACTgttaatcaaacatatcaatGAACACGaatcattaaaaatatacataaaacaaGAAGACtacaaaaatctatatataaaaaccaaatctAGCTCAAATACCAGAAAAAGATTCCCAGATTTTGTTTCTATGATATAGAACACCCAAATTCCTATTGCTCTCCATTAATATTTCAATACAAAAAAATGTGTGGGTTTCTTCAAAAATCATACTTTGTCCGTCCACTACTCAACACAAGGCACAACATATCTGATAGATCGTTAGAAGTCGAAGAGTTCAAGAAGTTCCAAGACTCAAGCATAAGGCGTTTCCTTGATCCCTTGTAATGAACCACCTGGAAAACAGATCAAAGGTTAGGAAACAGCAAAGGCCTTCTATATGGTAGTGTTGAGTATTGTACAAATATGGATAAAGCAGCCATGAGGCTGCATTGGTATAACTGAAGGGAAGGTTGTAATGAACTAAAAGTTTCAAGCTCAACAACAAACTTTGGTTCCTAGACTGACCCATTTCAACACACTAAAAAATAGCTTGCAACATAATGGTTATAAAATTTGATCAcctgttaattttttatttatttttagtttaacaTAGTAAACATAGGGTTACCTTGACATCCAAGGGCATGCCATGAAATTGACCAGCACCTTCGGGTGGGGTCCAATTGTAAACCTCACAAGGCAAGAAGAGCACGGATGCACCATCAATGTCCTCGAGAAAAGATCCATGTGAGCTAAATGCCTTTGCATTAAATAAAGCATGAGATTTAATGACCGAAGCAATAGCAAGTTGATCCCCAAGCATCCTTGAAGCTTTCATGTATGTGGTAGTATAAACTTCCAACACTTTCTCCAAGAAAACCTTTGCCCTGTAGTCAAAAAGAATTACAACATTTCCATTTTAGTAATAGATTTCCAAGAAAATCGAGCACAAAACATCCTCGGACATTCCATAAAAAGTATAGCTGTTCCAACTTTAGAAAGCTGTCAACTTACAATTGCCTATTTGGCATCAAGTGTTTCCTTCTTTCATGAACTTAAGTTCCTTTGACATTTTGAAGTGTCAAGTATGTTCCTAAAGCTACTTGTGTAGTCAAAACAAAGTGTTAAAGCTACAGATTCCTATTTGCCTGTCGCGATTAATGCAAGAAACTGACCATGTCATTTTTAAAGGTTCTTGTTAAACATTTGTCAGACACACACATTTTCCTTATATCATGCTTCCAAAAAGCTTCCATATTTGGAACGTTTTAAAGCTAACTGTCACCACAAGAAGCTTATAATTGATTTAGATCGCAATGTTCCATAACTTATTAATTGATGCCTTACAAATAGTCAAATGTGAATGTTTACAATTTTTCAAAGTAGCATTATCTTTTTGATCATTGTAAACAAATTGATGCAATCGATTTGAGGAAAACATTTCTCTTATTATATCGAAGGTTTTGACAAGATATTTGACAAATGTTCCCTGTCTAAGTTTCCCATGGTTACCTAATTGAcatcattaccaaaaaaaaCACCATGTTATTTCCGCAAGATTTCCTAGATCTGTCGGTTTTGATAACTTTTAACAAATATTGTGGGCCTACATCAAATCATTAAGTTCTCATGGGATGAATGAAGAAATTTACAAGATGACATACCTTGACATCCCATCGAGGGTACCTCTGACTGCTATGAACCCTGAATTCAGGGGCTGTTGTTTATTGTTACGGAAAGTGAGAGCCAGGTGAAAGTTGTCATATTTGCTAAATATTTCCCCCACATCACCAACTACAGCTATGTCTGAGTCAGTGAAAATATAATGAGTAATTTTTTGACTCGGTTCTCTTGACCGCTCTTCAAGCTTTTCCTCTAAAAAAGCCTGCAAAAATTAGAAGGCAGTTGCTAAAGTAAAAAGAAGATGACATTATAGGAATTCCTCTAAACAAAGCATAAGTAAAAAGCCAAATTGGTTCAGTAATGGGCTTAAAGCAAAACCGACTTTTTTTTGCAACAACACTTTTAGTCCagcatatatatctatatcaacTTATGTGTTCATGATTATCAATATTACATTATGTTAATacttaataacaataatataatatcttgAATAGAATTAGTAAGGAAGTTACTGCATTAAATATACACTTAGTGTGACTTTCAACCCGCTTGGCCCGTTTCCTTTTAAGCTTCTCTTTACACATTTGACATCTAAGTATCGCAAGTGATCAATTCATAATAAGAATATCGATATAAAGGTCCCACTTATATCAACATATCATTAAGTATGTGCTATATACTGGAAACTGAAATATTTATAGCATGGGGTGGTGATGTTCAGGTGTTTTAAGAAATCAGACAGGTTGAATTTAGAAGAGGGGCCGATATGAATTAATACTACGTGCCCTTACAATGTAAGACCTGATTCTTTGAAGCATCAACTTGTCGCGTGAATAATCACCTTGAATAGGATATACCGCCACCCTATTTCTCTTTAGAGGAAGCCTGGATGCTGGATCAGTGAGGATGATTGTGTTGCTTTCAGGCAGCATCAACTGCAATTTGTAATACAAGTCAGTATATGTAACTTCTATCACTGTGCCTCATTATCCATCTTTAGaatttcaacaaataataaatgcatAGATAAGATTACATtactattaaatttataatatcaatttttttgaAGTAGGTGATCTAGGAAATTGTAAGCATCAGAGTACACCTGCGTGACTTTCACCCCATTACATTTTTATCTAAATTTGTAATTTGATCCTTTTGATCTGGTAGAGATAATATATAACCAAAACTGAGCCATTTTATCAAATTGGTCCACATTGCGCCCTTAAACAAGGATAGATAAAAGGCAACCCAAATGCACCAAGGCATATCACTCCCTCTATCGAACGCGTTGGGATTTGGGCTGAACCGCTAACATTGGTCTGCTTTTGAAAACTTTATAAACTGATGCCTTGAATAAGATTTGAAAATATCTAATTATTCTTACTAaccatttcttttaaattaacGCGATTTAGGAAGTTGGATGCATTAATTTTTTACTTAGAGCAGCTTTATGTCCCTTTCGACTAACTTGATCCATTAGGGATGATACATAACCCAAACCAACCCCTTCACATGTAAATGGATCAATGTTGCCTCCTTAAATGAACTGTAAGTGAGACATACCTGTATAAAATTTATGAATGTATTCATGATGGTCATTGACCGCTCCACCTTGTTGTATGAAGCTTTCCCCACGATAGTTGACTCACTTGCTCTGCCATCAGCACTAGAATTATAAACCGCAAAAACAGTTACAAAAGTAACACCATTACCACCATTCGACATGTTTGAGGATGCTGATATGTGGGTCTTGTTAAGAGCCTTCATACCTGCAATGAAAATGTAACTCAAGACACGATGATAAAAAGAATATTCATACTCCTTTGTAGCATGATTGCAACTTCTGATCATTTACAATATAGAACTTCATAGGTAAGTCAATTGTGTCAAATCAGTAAATGTCCTTGATGACAAAATAAGAGTCTAACCTTTGCATTGCAAACGATTTGGCAAGCCTTCACCAGCTGCAGGTCCAAAAACAAGGTGATCGAACTTCTGTTTCTTTTGGTGCGATTCTTTAACACTGGGGGTCGTCTTTTGCCACTCCAAAACTGAAACAAAACATTTATGTTCATTGTCTTTATGATCAAACAATTTAAGAGCATAATTGAACTACGGAAGGAAAAGAACCTGAGAGAAAAtgagataaaaagaaaataagtgtCACAAACAAAAGAAACTGTCGCCATCCA
Coding sequences within:
- the LOC122593361 gene encoding uncharacterized protein LOC122593361; the protein is MRCLSGKKLLRGSLGMRVCSGWRQFLLFVTLIFFLSHFLSVLEWQKTTPSVKESHQKKQKFDHLVFGPAAGEGLPNRLQCKGMKALNKTHISASSNMSNGGNGVTFVTVFAVYNSSADGRASESTIVGKASYNKVERSMTIMNTFINFIQLMLPESNTIILTDPASRLPLKRNRVAVYPIQGDYSRDKLMLQRIRSYIAFLEEKLEERSREPSQKITHYIFTDSDIAVVGDVGEIFSKYDNFHLALTFRNNKQQPLNSGFIAVRGTLDGMSRAKVFLEKVLEVYTTTYMKASRMLGDQLAIASVIKSHALFNAKAFSSHGSFLEDIDGASVLFLPCEVYNWTPPEGAGQFHGMPLDVKVVHYKGSRKRLMLESWNFLNSSTSNDLSDMLCLVLSSGRTKYDF